The following coding sequences lie in one Pontibacter sp. G13 genomic window:
- a CDS encoding DUF4199 domain-containing protein: MNPSPSIRPIAVKWGTILGVLSILNVIYTYFVVGVPQVGEFNIAGTVIGVLVFALAIVCYVMAVKDFRKINDGGSSFGEGFKVIMLTIIVGSIISLIFSYLMDAVIMPDYNEEMYAMTMGTMESSPGMTDSMLEIMDNMYSFIFSATGKLIVGAFGTLIGGAVFASIVALIMQRDPDLTPSVDEIGTV, encoded by the coding sequence ATGAATCCTTCTCCTTCCATCCGACCCATCGCGGTCAAATGGGGCACCATCCTAGGCGTGCTGTCCATTTTGAATGTGATTTACACGTACTTTGTTGTTGGAGTTCCCCAAGTCGGCGAATTCAATATTGCCGGGACTGTTATCGGAGTCCTTGTATTCGCACTGGCTATCGTCTGCTATGTCATGGCGGTCAAAGATTTTCGCAAGATCAATGATGGCGGATCTTCTTTCGGCGAAGGCTTCAAGGTGATCATGCTCACCATCATCGTAGGATCTATCATTTCTTTGATCTTCTCCTACCTCATGGATGCCGTCATCATGCCTGATTACAATGAAGAGATGTACGCCATGACCATGGGAACTATGGAATCCTCCCCAGGCATGACTGATAGCATGCTGGAGATCATGGACAATATGTACTCCTTCATATTTAGTGCAACTGGCAAACTCATCGTTGGAGCGTTTGGTACCTTGATCGGAGGCGCTGTTTTTGCCTCGATTGTCGCACTGATCATGCAGCGTGACCCAGATTTGACCCCAAGTGTAGACGAGATTGGCACCGTCTAA
- a CDS encoding DUF2461 domain-containing protein has translation MAFFTQDFLDFFSELKENNHKDWFDEHRKRYLHTIKKPFEEFVDRMIDLIHEEDPQVMIAPKDAIFRINRDIRFSKDKRPYKENVSALISPIGKKDKLTPGFYFELSPAAIGVYGGIYFTDKDTLSQIRHFMAADLPAFNRALYDKTFRETYGEIHGDKHKRLPKDLQEPAKQQPLIFNKTFYYYTHLPAANILADDLDEQLMELYRAGTPMKNYLTQAIGQPIDQ, from the coding sequence ATGGCTTTTTTTACCCAAGACTTCCTCGACTTCTTCTCCGAGCTCAAAGAGAACAACCACAAGGACTGGTTTGATGAGCATCGCAAGCGATATCTGCATACCATCAAAAAACCCTTCGAGGAATTCGTGGATCGGATGATCGACCTCATTCACGAAGAAGATCCACAAGTCATGATCGCCCCCAAGGATGCCATTTTTCGCATCAACCGCGACATCCGATTCTCCAAGGACAAGCGCCCCTACAAGGAAAATGTATCAGCATTGATTTCTCCGATCGGCAAGAAAGACAAGCTGACTCCCGGATTCTATTTCGAGCTGAGTCCAGCTGCTATTGGCGTGTATGGGGGGATTTATTTCACCGATAAAGACACCCTCTCCCAGATCCGACATTTCATGGCAGCCGATCTGCCCGCCTTCAACCGCGCATTGTACGACAAGACTTTCCGCGAAACGTACGGAGAGATTCACGGCGATAAGCACAAACGCCTTCCCAAAGACCTGCAGGAGCCAGCCAAGCAACAACCGCTGATCTTCAACAAGACCTTCTACTATTACACCCACTTGCCAGCAGCCAACATCCTCGCTGATGATTTGGATGAGCAATTGATGGAATTGTATCGGGCAGGCACCCCCATGAAGAATTACCTCACACAGGCAATTGGACAACCCATTGATCAGTAA
- a CDS encoding adenylate/guanylate cyclase domain-containing protein — protein MNTSFKLFFRNIGYTTLAWIFAATLFSFIRLYGVEEAHLYDLQIDQIDLAEIILLQGILIGGIFGLSFGTLDYFMDRKIQRTLSYSWLILIRSVAHLIFTLIILLVTIFANQWVLGGNFDEATGNRTMEILTSKTALVVLVYTGIVSMIFSLIRQINGMFGPGILVNIIFGKYHRPQETERIFMFLDLKSSTTYAERLGHKLYSELIQDCFYDLTDTLQKHKATVYQYVGDEAVLTWEVENGLEAANCIRAYFSYDASIQERARYYFDKYDLVPAFKAGLNIGRVMVAEVGVLKREIAYHSDVLNTAARIQGRCNDFGQRLLISEYLYERIPKVEDLAFEHVGEVSLKGRSKKVNIYAVSPTEEIEHEFAFSE, from the coding sequence ATGAATACGAGCTTCAAGTTATTTTTCCGGAACATCGGTTACACCACCTTGGCATGGATCTTTGCCGCGACGCTCTTTAGCTTTATTCGGCTATATGGTGTGGAGGAGGCCCACCTGTACGATTTGCAGATCGACCAGATTGACTTGGCCGAGATCATTTTGCTCCAGGGGATTCTGATTGGGGGCATTTTCGGTCTGTCCTTCGGGACGCTCGACTACTTCATGGATCGAAAAATCCAGCGCACGCTCTCCTATTCATGGCTGATCCTCATTCGCAGTGTTGCCCACCTGATATTCACACTGATCATTTTGTTGGTGACGATTTTTGCGAATCAATGGGTCCTTGGGGGAAATTTCGATGAAGCCACCGGCAATCGCACCATGGAGATTCTCACGTCCAAAACTGCTTTGGTGGTGCTGGTCTACACGGGGATTGTCTCTATGATCTTTTCGCTGATTCGGCAGATCAATGGGATGTTTGGTCCCGGTATCCTCGTCAATATCATCTTCGGAAAATACCACCGCCCACAAGAGACGGAGCGAATCTTCATGTTTCTCGACCTGAAGAGTTCCACCACCTACGCCGAACGATTGGGACACAAGCTCTACAGCGAGTTGATCCAAGATTGCTTCTATGACCTCACAGATACCCTCCAAAAGCACAAGGCCACGGTGTACCAATATGTGGGAGATGAGGCGGTCCTGACTTGGGAGGTGGAAAATGGGTTGGAGGCTGCCAACTGCATTCGGGCCTATTTCTCCTACGACGCAAGCATCCAAGAACGGGCACGCTACTATTTCGACAAATACGATTTGGTCCCAGCCTTCAAGGCGGGCTTGAATATCGGTCGGGTGATGGTGGCAGAGGTAGGAGTCCTGAAACGCGAGATTGCCTATCACTCCGACGTGCTCAACACCGCTGCACGGATTCAGGGAAGATGCAACGATTTTGGCCAGCGACTCCTGATTTCGGAATACCTCTACGAGCGAATCCCCAAGGTCGAAGATCTCGCTTTTGAGCACGTGGGAGAAGTTTCCCTCAAAGGTCGCAGCAAAAAGGTCAATATCTACGCAGTCAGTCCCACGGAGGAGATCGAGCACGAATTTGCGTTCTCGGAATGA
- a CDS encoding sodium-dependent transporter: MATVQKPNTSKGTRSGFSSRLGFIAAAAGSAVGLGNIWRFPAETGANGGAAFLVIYLLCTVLIGFPIMVGEITLGRRAQSDPFGAYSKVGKGGWGIVGLLGVLCGIMILSFYNVVAGWAFGYFLQISFGDLLAQPDFGAYFGQFAAGWYENHIFWYALAFMAITAFVVLKGIKDGIETIAKVLMPALFLLLVGLIIYALTLDGAGDGLAYYLLPDFSKVTPKTFYTAMGQAFFSLSLGMGALITYGSYISKKENIISSAAIVTIADISVAFLAGLLIFPLVFSQGQAPSGGPGLVFVALPGIFQSMGPILGRIVGGGFFLLLCVAALTSTISLLEVPASHLIDERKVPRKFAVIGLSVVIFILGIPSMLSAGGSEFFTQMLVYENGSDKSFLDLINDVFSDTFLPLGGLILSLFLAYRWNLADMAKEIEQGNEGYIGSALNKYLDISIRFICPIILGGITLVTILEKFLSIQIFG; encoded by the coding sequence ATGGCTACTGTTCAAAAACCCAACACATCTAAAGGAACCCGATCCGGTTTTTCCAGCCGACTCGGATTTATTGCCGCTGCTGCAGGATCTGCGGTTGGCCTCGGCAACATTTGGCGATTTCCTGCTGAGACAGGCGCCAATGGAGGCGCCGCCTTTCTGGTCATCTATCTCCTGTGTACTGTCCTGATCGGTTTTCCCATCATGGTGGGAGAGATCACCTTGGGTCGTCGTGCCCAATCCGACCCCTTTGGCGCCTACAGCAAAGTAGGAAAAGGCGGCTGGGGCATTGTCGGGCTTTTGGGCGTGCTTTGCGGAATCATGATTCTGTCTTTCTACAATGTAGTGGCAGGCTGGGCTTTTGGCTATTTCCTTCAAATTTCATTTGGAGACCTGTTGGCACAACCTGATTTCGGTGCCTACTTCGGTCAGTTTGCGGCTGGCTGGTACGAAAATCACATCTTCTGGTATGCGCTGGCATTCATGGCCATCACTGCGTTTGTGGTGCTGAAGGGAATCAAGGACGGGATCGAGACCATCGCCAAGGTGTTGATGCCTGCGTTGTTTTTGCTGTTGGTGGGACTGATCATCTATGCCCTAACGTTGGACGGAGCTGGAGACGGACTGGCCTATTACCTGCTTCCCGATTTCTCCAAAGTCACTCCCAAGACTTTCTACACCGCTATGGGGCAGGCATTCTTCTCCCTATCACTTGGGATGGGCGCATTGATCACCTACGGTTCCTATATCTCCAAAAAAGAAAACATCATCAGTTCGGCTGCGATCGTAACCATTGCGGATATTTCTGTCGCATTTCTCGCTGGCTTGCTGATCTTTCCCTTGGTATTCTCCCAAGGCCAAGCACCAAGTGGTGGCCCGGGGTTGGTATTTGTGGCATTGCCCGGGATTTTCCAAAGCATGGGGCCAATCCTTGGACGCATTGTCGGTGGAGGATTTTTCCTGCTCCTGTGTGTAGCTGCCCTGACATCGACCATCTCCCTACTCGAAGTTCCTGCTTCGCATTTGATCGATGAGCGTAAAGTGCCACGTAAATTTGCCGTTATCGGGCTTTCGGTAGTCATTTTCATCTTGGGCATCCCTTCCATGCTTTCAGCGGGCGGATCAGAATTTTTCACCCAAATGCTCGTGTATGAAAACGGTTCTGACAAGTCGTTTCTCGATCTGATCAATGATGTCTTTAGCGACACCTTCCTGCCATTGGGAGGCCTGATTCTGTCGCTTTTCCTTGCCTACCGTTGGAACCTCGCAGACATGGCCAAGGAGATCGAACAAGGAAACGAAGGCTACATCGGCTCCGCGCTGAATAAATATCTCGATATCTCTATCCGGTTTATTTGCCCGATCATTTTGGGCGGGATCACCTTGGTGACGATTCTCGAGAAATTCCTGTCAATCCAGATCTTTGGATAA
- a CDS encoding M4 family metallopeptidase: protein MNVHTLFSGMSKSPNASSWLIFIFCVLSIPANAQGPFSQKLKSAPSGTSAQTGVSTQLVRQPTIHHFPTHAQSISWHRPTLSEASTGYQRLFQALPPHASRSQDWISSAKQFLSIPSQTQGNTRSSQDFQTLRTFDDELGQSHALLQQTFAGVPIYGAEIWIHRQHHQILVNGWFGSFREIHSPSPRLTREAAQTVMERITGPAAHWDTTQHPLKQLLAQSTPHPELIYYASPDKPEVLHLAWQVVHFPHGIHRHIGFVDAHTGELLHSLDHTCTVGPEIGTGTDLNGVSRSVDVFETNGTYTMLNASEPMYTGPTNQLPDPGAGYILTVDMNNTTTQNPSFFYINSGNLNSWPAVAISAHYNAATAYDYFLNTFGRNSINNRGGDILSMVNVADDDGGGLDNAFWNGAAMFYGNGRTSFKPLAGALDVGGHEMSHGVIEASANLEYQNQSGALNESFADIFGAMIDRDDWQIGEDIVMPQVFPSGALRDLEDPNQGGTGLNDRGWQPKHMDEFVNTELDNGGVHINSGIPNHAYYLYASAIGRSSAEQVFYRALTVYLTRRSDFQDARNAVLQSAEDLFGSNSNEVTEAGNAFDDVGLFDDGGGGNGGSGEVPSNPGDEFLSFTNLDPADPNSIYIAPLSTGEAVPVSQTPPFNKISITDDGDFGYFVGEDHHIYQLSLNPDNPSQTQVSVSPDWDNVAISKDGLRLAAVSNLIDTSIYVFNLAASPITATQYILFNPTTAPGDNSSGGVLYADAISWDLTGEFILYDAFNQYNNPTGPNLEYWDVGFLHAWDPETDDFGDGSILKLFTNLPEGVNLGNAVFSQNAFDNIAFDFFDVNSGEISVLSANVNTGEIGTIFANNQVLGYPSFSVEDNACYFDARDNQGSDVLGVQPLSEDRLQGVGDASIVIGNARWGVGYADGSRVIQVAVDRAEISLPWNLFPNPVQEQLVIEWEQIGPGKVVAIEILDMQGRKVWESDEELAGRDRLAISTSEWNRGLYAVRIMSAGSWEAKLIQKR, encoded by the coding sequence TTGAACGTACATACCCTCTTTTCCGGCATGTCCAAATCGCCCAATGCATCCTCCTGGCTCATCTTCATCTTTTGTGTCCTATCTATTCCTGCGAATGCACAAGGACCATTTTCCCAAAAACTCAAATCCGCCCCATCAGGAACAAGCGCACAGACGGGGGTTTCGACCCAATTGGTCAGACAGCCAACGATCCATCATTTTCCTACACACGCACAATCCATTTCTTGGCATCGCCCTACCTTATCAGAGGCATCTACGGGTTATCAGCGGCTTTTCCAGGCCCTTCCTCCGCATGCTTCCAGATCCCAAGATTGGATATCTTCAGCCAAGCAATTCCTCTCCATTCCCTCCCAAACTCAAGGAAATACCCGCTCCTCACAGGATTTCCAAACGCTCAGAACCTTCGATGATGAACTTGGCCAATCACATGCCTTACTGCAGCAGACTTTCGCAGGAGTGCCGATTTATGGCGCAGAGATTTGGATTCATCGCCAACACCACCAAATCCTCGTTAATGGCTGGTTTGGAAGTTTTCGGGAGATTCACTCACCAAGTCCGCGACTTACTCGTGAGGCTGCCCAGACGGTCATGGAGCGCATCACAGGCCCTGCTGCACATTGGGACACCACACAGCATCCACTCAAACAACTACTGGCCCAATCCACGCCCCATCCCGAATTGATCTATTACGCTTCTCCAGATAAGCCAGAGGTCCTTCACCTTGCTTGGCAGGTCGTGCATTTTCCCCACGGAATTCATCGACATATTGGATTCGTAGACGCGCATACGGGGGAACTGCTCCACAGCTTGGACCATACTTGCACGGTCGGTCCTGAAATCGGAACAGGCACAGACCTGAATGGAGTTTCTAGATCCGTCGATGTATTCGAAACCAATGGAACTTACACGATGCTAAATGCATCAGAACCCATGTACACGGGCCCTACCAATCAACTTCCAGATCCGGGAGCCGGGTATATTCTCACCGTGGACATGAACAATACCACCACACAGAATCCGAGCTTTTTCTATATCAATTCTGGCAACCTTAATAGCTGGCCTGCTGTGGCGATTTCTGCTCATTACAATGCGGCAACTGCTTATGACTATTTCCTCAACACCTTCGGGAGGAATTCTATCAACAACCGTGGAGGCGATATTCTCTCTATGGTGAATGTCGCGGATGACGATGGAGGAGGGCTTGACAATGCCTTTTGGAATGGGGCTGCGATGTTTTATGGAAATGGACGAACGAGCTTCAAACCATTGGCTGGGGCGCTAGATGTTGGCGGTCACGAGATGAGTCATGGGGTTATAGAAGCCAGTGCCAATCTCGAATACCAGAACCAGTCAGGCGCACTGAATGAATCTTTTGCGGACATCTTTGGGGCGATGATTGATCGTGATGACTGGCAGATTGGCGAAGATATCGTCATGCCTCAGGTCTTTCCATCCGGCGCCCTTCGAGACCTAGAAGATCCAAACCAAGGTGGCACAGGGCTCAATGATCGTGGTTGGCAGCCCAAGCACATGGATGAATTCGTCAATACCGAGCTGGACAATGGAGGGGTACACATCAATTCAGGAATCCCCAATCACGCCTATTATTTGTATGCCAGCGCCATTGGAAGATCTTCGGCAGAACAAGTATTCTATCGGGCACTAACGGTGTATTTGACAAGAAGAAGTGATTTTCAAGATGCTCGAAATGCAGTACTCCAAAGTGCTGAGGACCTATTTGGATCAAACTCCAATGAGGTGACCGAGGCTGGAAACGCGTTTGATGATGTTGGCTTGTTCGATGATGGCGGTGGCGGAAATGGCGGGTCGGGGGAAGTGCCCTCCAATCCTGGAGACGAGTTCCTGTCTTTCACCAATCTTGATCCCGCAGATCCCAACTCTATTTACATCGCTCCACTGAGCACTGGTGAGGCTGTCCCTGTAAGTCAAACTCCGCCCTTCAATAAGATCAGCATCACCGATGATGGGGATTTTGGCTATTTCGTAGGAGAAGATCACCACATCTATCAATTGAGCCTGAATCCGGACAACCCTAGCCAGACGCAGGTTTCAGTTTCGCCAGACTGGGACAATGTAGCCATTTCCAAAGATGGGCTACGTTTGGCCGCTGTTTCGAACCTCATCGACACATCGATCTATGTATTCAATTTGGCAGCTTCTCCCATCACAGCTACACAATACATCCTGTTCAATCCCACGACTGCACCCGGAGACAACTCCTCAGGGGGCGTCTTATATGCGGATGCCATTTCTTGGGATTTGACGGGGGAATTCATCCTTTATGATGCATTCAATCAATACAACAATCCCACAGGACCCAATCTCGAATACTGGGATGTCGGATTTCTGCATGCTTGGGACCCCGAAACAGATGACTTTGGGGATGGCTCCATTCTCAAGTTGTTCACCAATCTTCCGGAAGGCGTCAATCTAGGTAATGCAGTATTCTCCCAAAATGCCTTCGATAACATAGCCTTCGACTTCTTCGACGTCAATTCAGGCGAGATTTCGGTACTGTCAGCCAATGTCAATACGGGGGAAATCGGGACCATCTTTGCCAACAATCAAGTGCTAGGCTACCCTTCCTTTTCTGTGGAGGACAATGCCTGCTATTTTGACGCAAGAGACAACCAAGGGAGTGATGTCTTGGGCGTCCAACCGCTTTCTGAAGATCGGCTTCAGGGGGTAGGAGATGCATCTATCGTGATTGGAAATGCCAGATGGGGAGTTGGGTATGCAGATGGGAGTCGTGTCATCCAAGTAGCAGTTGATCGAGCAGAAATCTCATTGCCATGGAATCTGTTCCCAAATCCCGTGCAAGAACAGCTCGTGATCGAATGGGAGCAAATCGGGCCGGGGAAAGTGGTAGCTATTGAGATTCTGGACATGCAAGGACGAAAAGTGTGGGAATCTGATGAAGAATTGGCTGGGAGGGATCGTTTGGCGATTTCTACTTCGGAATGGAACCGAGGGTTATATGCGGTCCGGATAATGAGTGCGGGGAGCTGGGAAGCGAAACTGATCCAGAAAAGATAG